CGTCGACGTCGGCGTCCGCCATCAGGATGATCTTGTGATAGCGGAGCTTCTCGATGTCGAAGTCCTCGTGGATACCGGTGCCGAAGGCGGAGATCAGCGCCTGGACCTCGGTGTTCTGGAGGATCTTGTCGATCCGCGCCTTCTCGACGTTCAGGATCTTGCCGCGGATGGGCAGGATGGCCTGGTACATCGGGTTGCGGCCGGACTTCGCCGAGCCACCGGCGGAGTCACCCTCGACGATGAAGATCTCGCACTTGGTGGGGTCGTTGGACTGGCAGTCGCTGAGCTTTCCGGGCAGCGAGGCCGACTCCAGCAGACCCTTGCGCCGGGTGAGGTCACGGGCCTTGCGGGCGGCGACCCGGGCCGTCTGCGCCTGGATGGCCTTGCGGACGATGTCCGCCGCCTCGTTCGGGTTGCGGTCGAACCAGTCGGTCAGGTGCTCGTGCACGACCTTCTGGACAAAGGTCTTCGCCTCGGTGTTGCCCAGCTTGGTCTTGGTCTGGCCCTCGAACTGCGGCTCGCCCAGCTTGACCGAGATGATCGCGGTCAGACCCTCGCGGATGTCCTCGCCGGAGAGGTTGTCGTCCTTCTCCCGGAGCAGCTTCTTGTCCCGGGCGTAACGATTGACCAGACCGGTGAGCGCGGCGCGGAAGCCCTCCTCGTGGGTACCGCCCTCATGGGTGTGGATCGTGTTCGCGAAGGAGTACACACCCTCGGTGTACTGCGAGTTCCACTGCATCGCGATCTCGACCGAGAGCATCCGCTCCTTGTCCTCGGCCTCGATGTCGATCACGGTGGGGTGGATCAGCTCACCCTTGCGCGAGTTCAGGTACTTCACGAAGTCGACGATGCCGCCCTCGTAGTAGTACGTGACCGTGCGGACCTGCTCCTGCTCCGCCTCCTCGGCGGTGTCGGCGCCGGACGTCGCCTTGGCCGACTCGCGCTCGTCGGTCAGCGTCAGGGTCAGGCCCTTGTTGAGGAAGGCCATCTCCTGGAAGCGGCGCGACAGCGTCTCGAAGGAGTACTCGGTGGTCTCGAAGATGTCGCCGTCGGCCCAGAAGGTGACCGAGGTGCCCGTCTCCGCCGTCTCCTCGTTCCGCGCCAGGGGGGCGGTGGGGACGCCGAGCTTGTAGTCCTGGGTCCAGCGGTAGCCGTCCGTCTTGACGTCGACGGCGACCTTGGTCGACAGGGCGTTCACCACGGAGACGCCGACGCCGTGCAGACCGCCGGAGACCGCGTAGCCGCCGCCGCCGAACTTGCCGCCCGCGTGCAGGACCGTGAGCACGACCTCGACGGCGGGCTTGTTCTCCGAGGGGACGATGCCCACAGGGATGCCACGGCCGTTGTCGACGACCCGGACACCGCCGTCGGCCAGGATCGTCACCTGGATCGTGTCCGCGTGCCCGGCCAGAGCCTCGTCGACGGAGTTGTCGACGACCTCGTACACCAGGTGATGAAGCCCACGCTCACCGGTCGAGCCGATGTACATGCCGGGGCGCTTGCGGACCGCGTCCAACCCTTCGAGGACGGTGATCGCGCTGGCGTCGTACGAGGCGGTGACCTCACCCGACGAGCCGACGGGGGTGGACGGGTTGTTCTCGTTGGGGTTGCCGGAATCGGCCACGAAGCGCCCTTTCTGGCACAGCACAAGCCGTTCTCCGGGCATGCGGGAGCGGCTGCGTCGTTCGACATGTTCCGCAAGGTGGCGGGATTGTCCACCAGTCTACCGGTACCACTGACACGAATGGGGGTTTGCCGGTAGCTGAGTCCGCATGTGCCGCCCTCAACCCCGTCGGTCCGACTCCCCATATCCGGGAAGGGGCTCCAGGAGGCTCACACGGGCGTTGAGCGCTTTGGCCTGTCAATGGGCGAAACCGGTGACGCACCTATCACGGAACGGGGTCCGGCGCGAGGAGACACGGCTGCCCCCGCACGGCTGAATCGATCATTCCGCAGGGACGGGCCGTGGCTGAAAACTCATCGAACCTTAAGAAAGATGGGCAAATCGACACCGGGGGGCAGAGGCTCAGCCATAGGTGTCGCCCGGGCCCCTGCTGCCCGGCGCGCGCAGCGGGCCGTACCCCTTCTTCGGGGCCCCGGGACCCAGCACCTTGATCATCCGTACGGTGCCTGGCCCCAGGTCCTCGTTGAGCCGGGCCACCAGCCGGGGGGCCAGCAGTCGGAGCTGCGTCGCCCACGCCGTGGAGTCGCACTGCACGGTCAGCACCCGCTCGTCCGGGGCCTCGTCGTACCGCAGCGGGACACAGTGCTTGG
The nucleotide sequence above comes from Streptomyces clavuligerus. Encoded proteins:
- the gyrB gene encoding DNA topoisomerase (ATP-hydrolyzing) subunit B; its protein translation is MLCQKGRFVADSGNPNENNPSTPVGSSGEVTASYDASAITVLEGLDAVRKRPGMYIGSTGERGLHHLVYEVVDNSVDEALAGHADTIQVTILADGGVRVVDNGRGIPVGIVPSENKPAVEVVLTVLHAGGKFGGGGYAVSGGLHGVGVSVVNALSTKVAVDVKTDGYRWTQDYKLGVPTAPLARNEETAETGTSVTFWADGDIFETTEYSFETLSRRFQEMAFLNKGLTLTLTDERESAKATSGADTAEEAEQEQVRTVTYYYEGGIVDFVKYLNSRKGELIHPTVIDIEAEDKERMLSVEIAMQWNSQYTEGVYSFANTIHTHEGGTHEEGFRAALTGLVNRYARDKKLLREKDDNLSGEDIREGLTAIISVKLGEPQFEGQTKTKLGNTEAKTFVQKVVHEHLTDWFDRNPNEAADIVRKAIQAQTARVAARKARDLTRRKGLLESASLPGKLSDCQSNDPTKCEIFIVEGDSAGGSAKSGRNPMYQAILPIRGKILNVEKARIDKILQNTEVQALISAFGTGIHEDFDIEKLRYHKIILMADADVDGQHINTLLLTFLFRFMRPLVEAGHVFLSRPPLYKIKWGRDDFEYAYSDRERDALVELGKQQGKRIREDSIQRFKGLGEMNAEELRVTTMDVEHRVLGQVTLDDAAQADDLFSVLMGEDVEARRSFIQRNAKDVRFLDI